A single window of Mycolicibacterium madagascariense DNA harbors:
- a CDS encoding homoserine dehydrogenase, producing the protein MVENEKAVGVAVLGYGNVGSEVVRIIEESAADLAARIGAPLQLRGVGVRHVSADRGVPLELLTDDVEALVAREDVDIVVELMGPVEPARKAILAALESGKSVVTANKALMAQSTGELAQAAESAHADLYFEAAVAGAIPVIRPLTQSLAGDTVVRVAGIVNGTTNYILSAMDETGADYSAALADASALGYAEADPTADVEGFDAAAKAAILASIAFHTRVTADDVYREGITKVTSADFESARALRCTIKLLAICERIVNDEGQQRVSARVYPALVPLDHPLASVNGAFNAVVVEAEAAGRLMFYGQGAGGAPTASAVMGDLVMAARNRVQGGRGPRESKYAQLPIAPIGFIPTRYYVSMNVADRSGVLSAVAAEFGKREVSIAEVRQEGMVDEGGQRCGARIVVVTHRATDAALSETVDALADLDVVQTINSVLRLEGTTE; encoded by the coding sequence ATGGTGGAGAACGAGAAGGCGGTCGGCGTAGCCGTCTTGGGCTACGGCAACGTCGGCAGCGAAGTCGTCCGGATCATCGAGGAGAGCGCCGCCGATCTGGCGGCCAGGATCGGCGCCCCGCTGCAACTGCGCGGCGTCGGGGTGCGGCACGTCTCGGCCGACCGCGGCGTGCCGCTCGAATTGCTGACCGACGACGTCGAGGCGCTGGTGGCACGCGAGGACGTCGACATCGTCGTGGAGCTGATGGGTCCCGTCGAGCCGGCCCGCAAGGCGATTCTCGCCGCGCTGGAGTCCGGTAAGTCCGTGGTCACGGCCAACAAGGCGCTGATGGCCCAGTCGACGGGCGAGTTGGCCCAGGCCGCCGAGAGTGCCCACGCGGACCTGTACTTCGAGGCCGCCGTCGCCGGCGCGATCCCCGTCATCCGGCCGCTGACCCAGTCGCTGGCCGGTGACACCGTGGTGCGCGTCGCGGGCATCGTCAACGGCACGACCAACTACATCCTCTCGGCGATGGACGAGACCGGGGCGGACTACTCGGCGGCGTTGGCCGACGCCAGCGCGCTGGGCTACGCCGAGGCCGACCCCACCGCCGACGTCGAGGGCTTCGACGCGGCGGCCAAGGCGGCGATCCTGGCATCCATCGCCTTCCACACCCGGGTGACGGCCGACGACGTGTACCGCGAGGGCATCACCAAGGTCACGTCCGCCGACTTCGAGTCGGCCCGGGCGCTGCGCTGCACCATCAAGCTGCTCGCGATCTGTGAGCGCATCGTCAACGACGAAGGGCAGCAGCGGGTTTCGGCGCGGGTCTACCCGGCCCTGGTGCCGCTGGACCATCCGCTGGCGTCGGTCAACGGGGCGTTCAACGCGGTCGTGGTCGAGGCCGAGGCCGCCGGGCGGCTGATGTTCTACGGTCAGGGCGCGGGTGGCGCGCCGACGGCGTCGGCGGTGATGGGTGACCTCGTGATGGCGGCCCGCAACCGGGTACAGGGTGGCCGCGGGCCGCGCGAGTCCAAGTACGCGCAGCTGCCGATCGCGCCCATCGGATTCATCCCGACGCGCTACTACGTCAGCATGAACGTGGCCGACCGGTCCGGTGTGCTGTCCGCCGTCGCGGCCGAATTCGGCAAGCGTGAGGTGAGCATCGCCGAGGTGCGCCAGGAGGGGATGGTCGACGAGGGTGGTCAGCGCTGCGGTGCCCGCATCGTCGTCGTCACCCACCGCGCGACCGACGCCGCCCTGTCCGAGACGGTCGACGCGCTGGCCGATCTTGACGTCGTGCAGACCATCAACAGCGTGCTGCGTCTGGAAGGAACCACCGAATGA
- the thrC gene encoding threonine synthase, which produces MTPSRTAVHQPWPGLIAAYRDRLPVEDSWTPITLLEGGTPLIHARTLSEQTGCTVHLKVEGLNPTGSFKDRGMTMAVTEAVARGQKAVLCASTGNTSASAAAYAARAGITCAVLIPQGKIAMGKLAQAVMHGAKIIQIDGNFDDCLELARKLTNDFPTVSLVNSVNPFRIEGQKTAAFEIVDALGDAPDVHALPVGNAGNITAYWKGYSEYHRDGASTKLPRMLGTQAAGAAPLVLGEPVSRPETIATAIRIGSPASWNSAVEAQQQSHGRFLAATDEEILAAYHLVARTEGVFVEPASAASIAGLLKSLDDGWVERGSTVVCTVTGNGLKDPDTALKELPPVTAIAVDPIAVAAELGLV; this is translated from the coding sequence ATGACCCCCTCTCGCACGGCCGTTCACCAGCCGTGGCCCGGTCTGATCGCCGCCTACCGCGACCGCCTGCCGGTCGAAGACTCCTGGACGCCGATCACGCTGCTCGAGGGCGGCACGCCACTCATCCACGCCCGCACGCTGTCCGAGCAGACCGGCTGCACGGTGCATCTGAAGGTGGAGGGGCTCAACCCCACCGGGTCGTTCAAGGACCGCGGGATGACGATGGCCGTCACCGAGGCCGTCGCCCGCGGACAGAAGGCCGTGCTGTGCGCCTCGACCGGCAACACGTCGGCGTCGGCGGCGGCGTATGCGGCCCGGGCGGGCATCACCTGCGCCGTGCTCATCCCGCAGGGCAAGATCGCGATGGGCAAGCTCGCGCAGGCAGTCATGCACGGCGCGAAGATCATTCAGATCGACGGCAACTTCGACGACTGCCTGGAGCTCGCGCGCAAGCTCACCAACGACTTCCCGACCGTGTCACTCGTCAACTCGGTCAACCCCTTTCGCATCGAGGGGCAGAAGACGGCGGCGTTCGAGATCGTCGACGCGCTCGGTGACGCGCCGGACGTGCACGCGCTGCCGGTCGGCAACGCGGGCAACATCACCGCCTACTGGAAGGGCTATTCGGAGTACCACCGCGACGGTGCGTCGACGAAGCTGCCCCGCATGCTCGGCACGCAGGCCGCGGGCGCCGCGCCGCTCGTCCTCGGCGAGCCCGTCAGCAGGCCCGAGACCATCGCCACCGCCATCCGCATCGGCTCGCCCGCGTCGTGGAACTCCGCGGTCGAGGCGCAGCAGCAGTCCCACGGTCGGTTCCTGGCCGCCACGGACGAGGAGATCCTCGCGGCCTACCACCTCGTCGCGCGCACCGAGGGCGTGTTCGTGGAGCCGGCGTCGGCGGCCAGCATCGCCGGACTGCTCAAGTCGCTCGACGACGGCTGGGTGGAACGCGGATCCACGGTCGTGTGCACCGTGACGGGGAATGGACTCAAGGACCCCGACACGGCGCTCAAGGAGCTGCCCCCCGTGACGGCCATCGCCGTCGACCCCATCGCCGTCGCCGCCGAGCTCGGGTTGGTCTAG